In the genome of Tropicibacter oceani, one region contains:
- the serB gene encoding phosphoserine phosphatase SerB: MFIVSLIAKPGALDPALVDNLRNAWGGGMASWLSADEAAEFPVEQIPGNLEQVRASVADQVDLNIIPAENRRKKMLLADMDSTMIQQECIDELAEEAGVGAHVKDITARAMNGELDFEGALTERVALLKGLPESVIDKVVQDRITLMPGGRTLIATMKANGGHAALVSGGFTAFTTRVSGLLGFDENRANTLLIENGALTGAVARPILGREAKIEALEQISARIGIAEADVIAVGDGANDLGMLGRAGLGVALHAKPMVQEQSDCRVNHGDLTALLYLQGYTRDDFVTA, translated from the coding sequence ATGTTCATCGTCTCGCTTATCGCCAAACCCGGCGCGCTTGATCCCGCCCTGGTCGACAACCTGCGCAACGCATGGGGGGGCGGCATGGCCAGCTGGCTGTCCGCGGACGAGGCGGCGGAATTCCCGGTCGAACAGATCCCCGGCAACCTTGAGCAGGTGCGCGCCTCGGTCGCCGATCAAGTTGACCTGAACATCATCCCCGCTGAAAACCGCCGCAAAAAGATGCTTCTGGCCGATATGGACAGCACCATGATCCAGCAGGAATGCATCGACGAGCTGGCCGAAGAGGCGGGTGTCGGCGCCCACGTCAAGGACATCACCGCCCGCGCCATGAACGGCGAGCTGGATTTCGAAGGTGCGCTGACCGAACGCGTCGCCCTGCTCAAGGGCCTGCCCGAAAGCGTCATCGACAAGGTCGTTCAGGACCGCATCACCCTGATGCCCGGCGGCCGCACGCTGATCGCCACGATGAAGGCGAACGGCGGCCATGCCGCGCTGGTTTCGGGCGGCTTCACGGCCTTTACGACGCGCGTCTCGGGGCTGCTGGGCTTTGACGAAAACCGTGCCAACACGCTGCTGATCGAAAACGGCGCACTGACCGGCGCGGTCGCGCGTCCGATCCTTGGCCGAGAGGCCAAGATCGAGGCGCTGGAACAGATCAGCGCCCGCATCGGCATCGCCGAGGCCGACGTGATCGCCGTCGGCGACGGCGCCAATGATCTGGGCATGCTGGGCCGCGCCGGTCTGGGCGTCGCCCTGCACGCCAAACCCATGGTCCAGGAACAAAGCGATTGCCGGGTGAACCACGGCGATCTGACCGCGCTGCTGTACCTGCAGGGCTATACCCGCGACGACTTTGTCACCGCCTGA
- a CDS encoding heavy metal translocating P-type ATPase, whose amino-acid sequence MAREILRFEVTKLSCAGCVGRAERALAAVPGVTDARVNLATRMAQVEGTAATDALRSALQTAGYPAAQSHHRLTIQGMSCASCAGRVERALTAVPGVLEARVNLASETAEITAMAGAVEPAQLAQIVTAAGYPASPVADHARAETEDRRAAETRTLKRDLTIAAALTLPVFLGVMGSHLIPALHHWINGTIGQTAWWAMQFVLTTLVLLWPGQRFFRIGLPLLAKGAPDMNSLVALGTLAAWGYSTVALFAPTLLPQASRDVYFEAAAVIVTLILLGRFLEARAKGRTGAAIRRLVGLRPDSARVERDGAVIELPVDQVVAGDILHLRPGERIAVDGAVLTGRSYVDESMITGEPVPVEKLAGAGLVAGTVNGSGALTFRATAVGADTMLARIIALVEDAQGARLPVQALADRVVRWFVPAVIALAVLTVLAWLAFGPGLSFALVAGVCVLIIACPCAMGLATPTSIMVGTGRAAEMGVLFRKGDALQRLDEIKVIAFDKTGTLTEGRPELAASVAAPGFDTGQVLALAASAEQGSEHPIARALERAAGPGLMQATETEAIPGHGLRAVVDGKIVLVGAPRLMIREGIDLAPLAAALDSMQAKGQTPALVAIDGRIAAGFAVADRIKPGARAALDALRARGLEIALITGDTRATAQAIAAELGITHVEAEVLPEGKLEAVKHLRGRFGPVAFCGDGINDAPALAEADVGLAIGTGTDVAIESADVVLVSGELSGAVNAVTASQSVMRNIRQNLFWAFGYNVALIPVAAGVFYPLTGWLLSPMLAAGAMALSSVFVVSNALRLRAMSPMQDQPGARTRDLQEAPA is encoded by the coding sequence ATGGCCAGGGAAATCCTTCGTTTCGAAGTCACCAAGCTGAGCTGCGCCGGATGCGTCGGCCGGGCCGAACGCGCCCTGGCTGCGGTTCCCGGTGTCACCGACGCCCGCGTCAACCTTGCCACCCGCATGGCGCAGGTCGAAGGCACCGCAGCAACGGACGCGCTGCGCAGCGCCCTGCAGACGGCGGGCTATCCGGCGGCGCAATCGCATCACCGGCTGACCATCCAGGGCATGAGCTGTGCGTCCTGCGCGGGGCGTGTGGAACGCGCCCTGACCGCCGTGCCGGGCGTTCTGGAGGCGCGCGTCAACCTTGCCTCGGAAACGGCCGAGATCACCGCCATGGCCGGCGCGGTCGAACCCGCGCAACTGGCGCAAATCGTCACCGCCGCGGGCTATCCTGCCAGCCCCGTCGCCGACCATGCCCGCGCCGAGACCGAGGATCGGCGCGCCGCCGAAACCCGTACCCTCAAGCGTGACCTGACCATCGCCGCCGCCCTGACCCTGCCGGTTTTCCTGGGCGTCATGGGATCGCACCTGATCCCCGCCCTGCACCACTGGATCAACGGCACCATCGGCCAGACCGCCTGGTGGGCCATGCAATTCGTCCTGACCACGCTTGTGCTGCTTTGGCCCGGCCAGCGGTTTTTCCGCATTGGCCTGCCCTTGCTGGCCAAGGGCGCCCCGGACATGAATTCGCTTGTGGCGCTGGGCACGCTGGCGGCCTGGGGCTATTCGACGGTTGCCCTGTTCGCCCCCACCCTGCTGCCCCAAGCCAGCCGCGACGTCTATTTCGAAGCGGCCGCCGTGATCGTCACCCTGATCCTGCTGGGCCGCTTTCTGGAAGCCCGCGCCAAGGGCCGCACCGGCGCCGCGATCCGCCGCCTGGTGGGTCTGCGCCCCGACAGCGCGCGGGTTGAACGCGATGGCGCCGTGATCGAACTGCCGGTCGATCAGGTCGTCGCGGGCGACATCCTGCACCTGCGCCCCGGCGAACGCATCGCGGTGGACGGCGCGGTTCTGACCGGACGGTCCTATGTCGATGAAAGCATGATCACCGGCGAACCCGTCCCGGTGGAAAAGCTTGCTGGCGCGGGCCTGGTCGCTGGCACCGTGAACGGCAGCGGCGCGCTGACCTTCCGGGCCACCGCCGTTGGCGCGGACACCATGCTGGCCCGGATCATCGCCCTGGTCGAGGATGCGCAGGGCGCCCGCCTGCCGGTACAGGCACTGGCCGACCGTGTCGTGCGCTGGTTCGTGCCGGCGGTCATCGCCCTGGCCGTGCTGACGGTGCTGGCGTGGCTGGCCTTTGGTCCCGGTCTCAGTTTTGCCTTGGTCGCCGGGGTCTGCGTTCTGATCATTGCCTGCCCCTGCGCCATGGGGCTGGCGACGCCGACCTCGATCATGGTCGGCACCGGCCGCGCCGCCGAGATGGGCGTGCTGTTTCGCAAGGGCGACGCCCTGCAGCGGCTGGACGAAATCAAGGTCATCGCCTTTGACAAGACCGGCACCCTGACCGAAGGGCGGCCCGAACTGGCCGCCTCGGTCGCGGCCCCTGGGTTCGACACCGGACAGGTGCTGGCCCTGGCCGCCAGCGCCGAGCAAGGCTCTGAACACCCCATCGCGCGGGCGCTTGAAAGGGCCGCCGGGCCGGGGCTGATGCAAGCCACCGAGACCGAAGCGATCCCCGGTCACGGGTTGCGCGCCGTGGTCGATGGAAAGATCGTGCTGGTCGGCGCCCCCCGCCTGATGATCCGCGAAGGCATCGACCTGGCCCCGCTGGCCGCCGCTCTCGACTCGATGCAGGCCAAGGGCCAGACCCCTGCCCTGGTGGCCATCGACGGCAGGATCGCGGCGGGCTTTGCCGTCGCCGACCGCATCAAACCCGGCGCGCGGGCGGCGCTGGATGCCCTGCGCGCCCGGGGGCTGGAAATCGCGCTGATCACCGGCGACACCCGCGCCACCGCGCAGGCCATCGCCGCCGAGCTGGGCATCACCCATGTCGAGGCCGAGGTCCTGCCCGAGGGCAAGCTGGAGGCCGTCAAACACCTGCGCGGCCGCTTTGGCCCCGTGGCCTTTTGCGGCGATGGCATCAACGACGCCCCCGCCCTGGCCGAAGCTGACGTGGGCCTGGCCATCGGCACCGGCACCGACGTCGCCATCGAAAGCGCCGACGTGGTGCTGGTTTCCGGCGAGCTGTCCGGCGCGGTCAACGCGGTCACGGCCAGCCAGTCGGTGATGCGCAACATCCGCCAGAACCTGTTCTGGGCCTTTGGCTACAACGTCGCGTTGATCCCGGTGGCCGCCGGGGTTTTCTATCCGCTGACCGGCTGGCTGCTGTCGCCGATGCTGGCGGCGGGGGCCATGGCGCTGTCTTCGGTCTTTGTGGTCAGCAACGCCCTGCGGCTGCGCGCCATGTCCCCGATGCAGGATCAACCCGGCGCACGGACCCGCGATTTGCAGGAGGCCCCGGCATGA
- the cueR gene encoding Cu(I)-responsive transcriptional regulator, giving the protein MNIGDVARRSGLPTKTIRYYEDIGLIRPNRTENGYRAFSDSDLHKLTFLARARELGFSIEDCRALLAMYEDETRASADVKRLAEEHLTRIDEKLAQLQAMRRTLSDLVHACRGDNRPDCPILRDLAEGKE; this is encoded by the coding sequence ATGAACATCGGCGATGTCGCGCGGCGCTCGGGCCTGCCGACCAAGACGATCCGGTATTACGAGGATATCGGGCTGATCCGCCCGAACCGCACCGAAAACGGCTATCGCGCCTTTTCCGACAGCGACCTGCACAAGCTGACCTTTCTGGCCCGCGCCCGCGAATTGGGCTTTTCGATCGAGGATTGCCGCGCGCTTTTGGCGATGTACGAGGACGAAACCCGCGCCAGCGCCGATGTCAAACGCCTGGCCGAGGAACACCTGACCCGGATCGACGAAAAGCTGGCGCAGTTGCAGGCCATGCGCCGGACGCTCAGCGATCTGGTCCATGCCTGCCGGGGCGACAACCGGCCCGATTGCCCCATCCTTCGGGACCTCGCCGAAGGCAAGGAATGA
- the aroE gene encoding shikimate dehydrogenase translates to MTDHYAVFGNPVVQSKSPMIHARFAAETGQDMDYVKIEAPVDGFADALRAFVDKGGRGCNVTAPFKLEAYALATEHTQAARMAGSTNTLRFDGNRIEAHNTDGVGLLRDIQDNLGHSLKGKRILMLGAGGAVRGAALPFLQAGPAEFALLNRSVDKAQAICDMLKDHGEIVLCDPVRAKGYDIVLNGTSSSLGGSCPTMPDGVFDGCALAYDLSYGKGLTPFLQAAQKAGVPQLADGVGMLVEQAAEAFAWWRGTTPATTDLIREMTIPLT, encoded by the coding sequence ATGACCGACCATTACGCCGTTTTCGGCAATCCCGTCGTCCAGTCCAAATCCCCGATGATCCACGCGCGCTTTGCCGCCGAGACCGGGCAGGACATGGACTATGTCAAGATCGAAGCGCCGGTCGATGGCTTTGCCGATGCGCTGCGCGCCTTTGTCGACAAAGGCGGTCGGGGCTGCAATGTGACCGCCCCCTTCAAGCTGGAGGCCTATGCCCTGGCCACCGAACACACCCAAGCCGCGCGCATGGCCGGGTCGACCAATACGCTGCGCTTTGACGGCAACCGGATCGAGGCGCACAACACCGACGGTGTCGGCCTGCTGCGCGACATCCAGGACAACCTGGGCCATTCCCTGAAAGGCAAACGCATCCTGATGCTGGGGGCCGGCGGCGCCGTGCGCGGTGCGGCCCTGCCGTTCCTGCAGGCCGGGCCGGCGGAATTCGCGCTGCTGAACCGCAGCGTCGACAAGGCGCAGGCGATCTGTGACATGCTGAAGGACCACGGCGAAATCGTGCTGTGCGACCCGGTCCGCGCCAAGGGCTATGACATCGTGCTGAACGGCACTTCGTCCAGTCTGGGCGGCAGCTGCCCGACCATGCCCGACGGGGTTTTTGACGGCTGCGCGCTGGCCTATGACCTGTCCTACGGCAAAGGGCTGACGCCCTTTCTGCAGGCGGCGCAAAAGGCGGGTGTGCCGCAGCTGGCCGACGGGGTCGGAATGTTGGTGGAACAGGCCGCCGAGGCGTTTGCCTGGTGGCGCGGGACAACCCCCGCGACCACCGATCTGATCCGCGAAATGACGATCCCGCTGACCTGA
- a CDS encoding TolC family outer membrane protein, with amino-acid sequence MNRTIRQGVRRLVTVASISVLMAGTAMAENLADALTSAYNHSGLLEQNRAVLRAADEDVAIAMSALRPTLSWSAEIQRQFGFNYSASYRGRISNTESTVALIASYTLYDFGKSQLGIEAAKEVVLATRETLVSIEQQVLLRAVSAFLNVRRTLEIVGLRQNNVRVIETELRAARDRFEVGEVTRTDVALAEARLAAARSALAASQGDLDIARAEYTAVVGKKPGNLVAPKSLPRLPAQAEGAATALRLHPDLISVQHQILALELLVSQAEAAMKPTVSLSGRLAATDNFKDPTNSRIGSITLGASGPIYQGGRLSAEVRKARARRDAERGNLHTVRHAITQDVSTAYATLKVAAASIEASNQQVRAATVAFRGVREEASLGARTTFDVLEAEQELLDAQSGLISATIDRHLAAYQVLASLGMLTTEHLKLNVVKYDPAEYYNLVKDAPTARSKQGKQLDRVLERLQKQ; translated from the coding sequence ATGAACAGGACCATTCGCCAGGGGGTCCGCCGCCTTGTGACCGTTGCTTCGATCTCGGTTCTGATGGCGGGGACCGCGATGGCCGAAAACCTGGCCGATGCGCTGACCTCGGCCTACAACCACAGCGGGCTTCTGGAACAGAACCGCGCGGTGTTGCGCGCAGCCGACGAAGATGTGGCGATTGCCATGTCGGCGCTGCGCCCGACGCTCAGCTGGTCTGCCGAGATCCAGCGCCAATTCGGGTTCAACTATTCCGCCAGCTATCGCGGCCGCATTTCCAATACCGAATCGACGGTTGCCCTGATCGCCAGCTACACGCTGTATGATTTCGGCAAAAGCCAGCTGGGTATCGAAGCCGCCAAAGAGGTCGTTCTGGCCACCCGCGAAACGCTTGTCTCGATCGAACAGCAGGTTCTGTTGCGCGCGGTTTCCGCCTTTTTGAACGTGCGCCGGACGCTGGAAATCGTCGGGTTGCGGCAGAACAACGTCCGGGTGATCGAAACCGAACTGCGCGCCGCCCGTGACCGGTTCGAAGTCGGTGAAGTCACCCGCACCGATGTCGCCCTTGCCGAAGCCCGCCTGGCCGCTGCCCGCAGCGCGCTGGCCGCATCGCAGGGGGATCTGGATATCGCCCGCGCCGAATATACCGCCGTTGTCGGCAAGAAGCCCGGCAACCTTGTCGCGCCCAAATCCCTGCCGCGTCTGCCCGCACAGGCCGAAGGCGCTGCGACGGCCCTGCGCCTGCACCCCGACCTGATCAGCGTGCAGCACCAGATCCTGGCGCTGGAACTGCTGGTCAGCCAGGCCGAAGCGGCGATGAAACCCACGGTTTCGCTGTCGGGCCGCCTGGCGGCGACCGACAACTTCAAGGATCCGACGAATTCGCGCATCGGGTCCATCACCCTTGGGGCCAGCGGCCCGATCTACCAGGGCGGCCGCCTGAGCGCCGAAGTCCGCAAGGCGCGCGCCCGCCGCGATGCCGAACGGGGCAACCTGCACACGGTACGCCACGCGATCACCCAGGACGTTTCGACGGCCTATGCGACGCTCAAGGTGGCGGCAGCCAGCATCGAGGCCAGCAACCAGCAGGTTCGGGCCGCAACAGTCGCCTTCCGCGGCGTTCGTGAAGAAGCCTCGCTGGGGGCGCGGACAACCTTTGACGTGCTCGAAGCGGAACAAGAGCTTTTGGATGCGCAGTCGGGGCTGATTTCGGCAACCATCGACCGCCATCTTGCGGCCTATCAGGTGCTGGCTTCGCTGGGCATGCTGACCACAGAACACCTCAAGCTGAACGTGGTGAAATACGACCCGGCCGAATACTACAACCTGGTCAAGGACGCGCCGACCGCCCGCAGCAAGCAGGGCAAGCAGCTTGACCGCGTTCTGGAGCGCCTTCAAAAGCAGTAA
- a CDS encoding calcium/sodium antiporter, with translation MDFLFVFAGLLGLLFGGEALVRGATGAARSLNMSPMLIGLTVVGFGTSMPEMLVSVDAALRGVPDIAVGNIVGSNIGNILLIVGVSALVWPIRVSGGSLRRDTAVMLAAALVLFVPFSYGMISRPVGAVLFASLIGYLVWAYKSADTPPDDLDDVLPLPIWRALVWLAIGLVALIVGARFLIDGSVSIARSFGVSEAFIGLTIVAIGTSLPELATSLVAAFRRQSEIAIGNIVGSNIFNVLGILGVTAIVAPIPVAARFPAFDLPVMVAATVVLTALLLLRPSIGRITGFGLLTAYGLYIWAAQG, from the coding sequence ATGGACTTTCTTTTTGTGTTTGCCGGGCTCCTCGGCCTTTTGTTCGGGGGCGAGGCGCTGGTGCGCGGCGCCACGGGCGCGGCCCGGTCGCTGAACATGTCGCCGATGCTGATCGGGCTGACGGTGGTTGGCTTTGGCACGTCGATGCCGGAAATGCTGGTTTCGGTCGATGCGGCCCTGCGCGGCGTTCCGGACATCGCCGTGGGCAATATCGTCGGTTCCAACATCGGGAACATCCTGTTGATCGTCGGGGTGTCGGCGCTGGTCTGGCCGATCCGCGTTTCGGGGGGCAGCCTGCGCCGGGATACCGCCGTGATGCTGGCCGCCGCCTTGGTGCTGTTCGTTCCTTTCTCCTACGGGATGATCAGCCGGCCGGTGGGCGCCGTGCTGTTTGCCAGCCTGATCGGATACCTGGTCTGGGCTTACAAAAGCGCGGACACGCCGCCGGACGATCTGGATGACGTGCTGCCCCTGCCGATCTGGCGGGCCCTGGTTTGGCTGGCCATCGGGTTGGTCGCCTTGATCGTCGGGGCGCGGTTCCTGATCGACGGGTCGGTCAGCATCGCCCGCAGTTTCGGCGTGTCCGAGGCATTCATCGGCCTGACCATCGTGGCGATCGGCACGTCGTTGCCGGAACTGGCGACCTCGTTGGTGGCGGCCTTTCGTCGGCAATCGGAAATCGCCATCGGCAATATCGTCGGCTCCAACATCTTCAACGTGCTTGGCATCCTTGGCGTCACGGCGATTGTCGCCCCGATCCCGGTCGCGGCACGGTTTCCCGCTTTTGATTTGCCCGTCATGGTTGCGGCGACTGTTGTCCTGACGGCGCTGTTGCTGCTGCGCCCATCCATCGGGCGGATCACCGGTTTCGGACTGCTGACTGCCTATGGGCTGTATATCTGGGCGGCGCAGGGCTGA